In a single window of the Calditrichota bacterium genome:
- a CDS encoding glucose 1-dehydrogenase, with product MERFSLENKIALVTGASRGLGRAIALGYAQAGADLVLISRGENALHQVEKEIRELGRRAFVFPTDLLATEKIPALFQQIVEQVKSVDILVNVAGTVHRQAAVDFPLSEWKKIFELNVTAPFVLSQEFAKHCIAKNKSGKIIYIASLLSERGRESIPAYTASKGAIRQLTQALAVEWAPHKINVNAIGPGYFETELTKPLIEDEKVNRWVLEKTPLHRWGQPDDLVGTAIFLAAPASDFITGQVIYVDGGWLAAI from the coding sequence ATGGAAAGATTTTCATTGGAAAATAAAATTGCACTGGTTACGGGAGCCAGCCGGGGGCTGGGACGCGCTATTGCCCTGGGCTACGCCCAGGCAGGCGCAGATTTGGTTCTGATTTCCCGCGGAGAAAATGCATTGCACCAAGTCGAAAAAGAGATTCGGGAACTCGGGCGCAGGGCATTTGTCTTTCCGACTGATTTGCTGGCGACAGAAAAAATCCCGGCACTTTTTCAGCAAATCGTTGAACAGGTGAAAAGTGTGGACATTTTGGTCAACGTCGCGGGCACTGTTCACCGCCAGGCAGCGGTAGATTTTCCGCTCTCTGAGTGGAAAAAAATTTTCGAGTTGAATGTCACAGCGCCATTTGTGCTCAGTCAGGAATTTGCGAAACATTGCATTGCGAAAAATAAATCCGGGAAAATTATTTACATCGCTTCTCTTCTGAGCGAACGAGGCCGGGAATCGATTCCCGCGTACACAGCCAGCAAAGGCGCGATTCGCCAGCTCACTCAAGCTCTGGCTGTCGAGTGGGCGCCGCACAAAATCAATGTGAATGCTATTGGGCCTGGCTATTTTGAAACAGAATTGACAAAACCACTGATTGAGGATGAAAAAGTTAACCGCTGGGTGCTGGAAAAAACGCCGCTACATCGTTGGGGACAACCTGACGATCTTGTTGGGACGGCGATTTTTCTGGCAGCGCCGGCGTCGGATTTCATCACCGGACAGGTCA